The following are encoded together in the Equus quagga isolate Etosha38 chromosome 1, UCLA_HA_Equagga_1.0, whole genome shotgun sequence genome:
- the CRELD1 gene encoding protein disulfide isomerase CRELD1 isoform X2, with product MAPRPGRDLVPPLLWSLSVFLSLPGPVWLQPSPPPQASPPTEPHPCHTCRGLVDSFNKGLERTIRDNFGGGNTAWEEEKLSKYKDSETRLVEVLESVCSKSDFECHRLLELSEELVESWWFHKQQEAPDLFQWLCSDSLKLCCPSGTFGPSCVPCPGGAERPCGGYGKCEGEGTRGGSGHCDCQAGYGGEACGQCGLGYFEAERNASHLVCSACFGPCARCSGPEESNCLQCKKGWVLHHLKCVDIDECGTERASCGADQFCVNTEGSYECRDCAKACLGCMGAGPGRCKKCSPGYQQVGSKCLDVDECETKVCPGENEQCENIEGSYRCVCTQGYKQIEGVCVKEQIPESAGFFSEMTEDELVVLQQMFFGVIICALATLAAKGDLVFTAIFIGAVAAMTGYWLSERSDRVLEGFIKGR from the exons atggCCCCACGGCCCGGCAGGGACCTGGTCCCACCTCTGCTCTGGAGCCTGAGCGTCTTCCTAAGCCTCCCAGGCCCTGTCTGGCTCCAGCCCTCTCCGCCTCCCCAGGCTTCTCCCCCGACGGAGCCCCATCCGTGTCATACCTGCCGGGGACTGGTTGACAGCTTCAACAAG gGCCTGGAGAGAACCATCCGGGACAACTTTGGAGGTGGAAACACGGCCTGGGAGGAAGAAAAGTTGTCCAAATACAAAGACAG TGAGACCCGCCTGGTAGAGGTGCTTGAGAGCGTGTGCAGCAAGTCGGACTTCGAGTGCCATCGCCTGCTGGAGCTGAGTGAGGAGCTGGTGGAGAGCTGGTGGTTTCACAA GCAGCAGGAAGCTCCAGACCTCTTCcagtggctctgctctgattccCTGAAGCTCTGCTGCCCCTCAGGCACCTTTGGGCCCTCCTGCGTTC CCTGTCCTGGGGGCGCAGAGAGGCCCTGTGGCGGCTACGGGAAGTGTGAAGGGGAAGGGACTCGAGGGGGCAGCGGGCACTGTGACTGCCAGGCCGGCTACGGGGGTGAGGCCTGTGGCCAGTGCGGCCTCGGCTACTTTGAGGCGGAGCGCAACGCCAGCCATCTGGTATGTTCGG CTTGTTTTGGCCCCTGCGCCCGCTGCTCGGGACCTGAGGAATCAAACTGTTTACAATGCAAGAAGGGCTGGGTCCTGCATCACCTCAAGTGTGTAG ACATCGACGAGTGTGGCACAGAGCGAGCCAGCTGTGGAGCTGACCAGTTCTGTGTGAACACGGAGGGCTCCTACGAATGCCGAG atTGTGCCAAGGCCTGCCTGGGCTGCATGGGCGCAGGGCCAGGCCGCTGCAAGAAGTGTAGCCCTGGCTACCAGCAGGTGGGCTCCAAGTGTCTCG ATGTGGACGAGTGTGAGACCAAGGTATGTCCAGGAGAGAACGAGCAGTGTGAGAACATTGAGGGCAGTTACCGCTGCGTCTGTACCCAGGGCTACAAACAGATTGAAGGTGTCTGTGTGAAGGAGCAGATCCCAG AGTCGGCAGGCTTCTTCTCGGAGATGACAGAGGATGAGCTGGTGGTGCTGCAGCAGATGTTCTTCGGCGTCATCATCTGCGCACTGGCCACGCTGGCCGCCAAGGGCGACTTGGTCTTCACGGCCATCTTCATCGGGGCTGTGGCGGCCATGACTGGCTACTGGTTGTCAGAGCGCAGTGACCGTGTGCTGGAGGGCTTCATCAAGGGCAGATAA
- the CRELD1 gene encoding protein disulfide isomerase CRELD1 isoform X1, producing MPSIYRSLAWEKMAPRPGRDLVPPLLWSLSVFLSLPGPVWLQPSPPPQASPPTEPHPCHTCRGLVDSFNKGLERTIRDNFGGGNTAWEEEKLSKYKDSETRLVEVLESVCSKSDFECHRLLELSEELVESWWFHKQQEAPDLFQWLCSDSLKLCCPSGTFGPSCVPCPGGAERPCGGYGKCEGEGTRGGSGHCDCQAGYGGEACGQCGLGYFEAERNASHLVCSACFGPCARCSGPEESNCLQCKKGWVLHHLKCVDIDECGTERASCGADQFCVNTEGSYECRDCAKACLGCMGAGPGRCKKCSPGYQQVGSKCLDVDECETKVCPGENEQCENIEGSYRCVCTQGYKQIEGVCVKEQIPESAGFFSEMTEDELVVLQQMFFGVIICALATLAAKGDLVFTAIFIGAVAAMTGYWLSERSDRVLEGFIKGR from the exons ATGCCCTCTATCTACAGGTccctagcctgggaaaagatggCCCCACGGCCCGGCAGGGACCTGGTCCCACCTCTGCTCTGGAGCCTGAGCGTCTTCCTAAGCCTCCCAGGCCCTGTCTGGCTCCAGCCCTCTCCGCCTCCCCAGGCTTCTCCCCCGACGGAGCCCCATCCGTGTCATACCTGCCGGGGACTGGTTGACAGCTTCAACAAG gGCCTGGAGAGAACCATCCGGGACAACTTTGGAGGTGGAAACACGGCCTGGGAGGAAGAAAAGTTGTCCAAATACAAAGACAG TGAGACCCGCCTGGTAGAGGTGCTTGAGAGCGTGTGCAGCAAGTCGGACTTCGAGTGCCATCGCCTGCTGGAGCTGAGTGAGGAGCTGGTGGAGAGCTGGTGGTTTCACAA GCAGCAGGAAGCTCCAGACCTCTTCcagtggctctgctctgattccCTGAAGCTCTGCTGCCCCTCAGGCACCTTTGGGCCCTCCTGCGTTC CCTGTCCTGGGGGCGCAGAGAGGCCCTGTGGCGGCTACGGGAAGTGTGAAGGGGAAGGGACTCGAGGGGGCAGCGGGCACTGTGACTGCCAGGCCGGCTACGGGGGTGAGGCCTGTGGCCAGTGCGGCCTCGGCTACTTTGAGGCGGAGCGCAACGCCAGCCATCTGGTATGTTCGG CTTGTTTTGGCCCCTGCGCCCGCTGCTCGGGACCTGAGGAATCAAACTGTTTACAATGCAAGAAGGGCTGGGTCCTGCATCACCTCAAGTGTGTAG ACATCGACGAGTGTGGCACAGAGCGAGCCAGCTGTGGAGCTGACCAGTTCTGTGTGAACACGGAGGGCTCCTACGAATGCCGAG atTGTGCCAAGGCCTGCCTGGGCTGCATGGGCGCAGGGCCAGGCCGCTGCAAGAAGTGTAGCCCTGGCTACCAGCAGGTGGGCTCCAAGTGTCTCG ATGTGGACGAGTGTGAGACCAAGGTATGTCCAGGAGAGAACGAGCAGTGTGAGAACATTGAGGGCAGTTACCGCTGCGTCTGTACCCAGGGCTACAAACAGATTGAAGGTGTCTGTGTGAAGGAGCAGATCCCAG AGTCGGCAGGCTTCTTCTCGGAGATGACAGAGGATGAGCTGGTGGTGCTGCAGCAGATGTTCTTCGGCGTCATCATCTGCGCACTGGCCACGCTGGCCGCCAAGGGCGACTTGGTCTTCACGGCCATCTTCATCGGGGCTGTGGCGGCCATGACTGGCTACTGGTTGTCAGAGCGCAGTGACCGTGTGCTGGAGGGCTTCATCAAGGGCAGATAA